From Etheostoma cragini isolate CJK2018 chromosome 14, CSU_Ecrag_1.0, whole genome shotgun sequence, the proteins below share one genomic window:
- the LOC117956628 gene encoding myocyte-specific enhancer factor 2D homolog isoform X4, giving the protein MGRKKIQIQRITDERNKQVTFTKRKFGLMKKAYELSVLCDCEIALIIFNHANKLFQYASTDMDKVLLKYTEYNEPHESRTNADIIETLRKKGFNGCDSPEPDGEDSIDQSPLNDDKYRKTTEDLDVLFKRYGQSTAPPQTFSMPVTVQASNQSTLQFSNPGNALVTTSYVTSSSLADTHLLSPQQPALQRNTVSPGLPQRPASAGALLGGELNNSNGGCPSPVPNGYTSARASPGLLTVSNGNSLGKVVPAKSPPPPPSPQMVNSRKPDLRVITSQGGKSLMQMTEDELELVNENAQRLAAGTQAAQSLTTPVVSVATPSLLTQGLPFSAMPTAYNAEYQLTSADITALHALASPGGLLPTSVSTWQQQQAVSQQQQQQQQAQQQQQQQQQQQQQQQQQQHHQQQLSLASLSNLVTVTHIPQGAMLTVNTNTGVNIKSEPVSPGRDRSTPCPPPSSTTPSSTTGGAILTAPPQYPGSLLCLEPPTGRSPADSVSSNASSFEGSDRDDIGAAGGGGTGGGGSGGGSAAGATGSAVPGSRPDFSPSAEHLRASNEPEQEGGNIKRMRLDTWVT; this is encoded by the exons ATGGGTAGAAAAAAGATTCAGATCCAACGGATCACAGATGAAAGGAACAAGCAG GTGACATTCACAAAGCGAAAGTTTGGCTTGATGAAGAAAGCCTACGAGCTGAGTGTATTGTGTGACTGCGAAATCGCTCTGATCATCTTCAACCACGCAAACAAGCTGTTCCAATACGCCAGTACTGACATGGACAAGGTCTTGCTCAAATACACAGAGTACAACGAGCCTCACGAGAGCCGTACCAATGCAGACATTATTGAG aCTTTGAGAAAGAAAGGCTTCAACGGTTGTGACAGTCCAGAGCCGGATGGAGAAGACTCCATCGACCAAAGTCCCCTTAATGATGACAAATACCGTAAGACCACAGAGGACCTAGATGTACTCTTCAAACGCTATGGA CAGTCGACAGCTCCGCCCCAGACATTCTCCATGCCAGTCACAGTCCAGGCATCTAATCAAAGCACACTGCAATTCAGTAACCCTGGCAACGCACTGGTAACTACCTCCTATGTAACATCATCATCGCTCGCGGATACCCACCTCTTGTCGCCACAGCAACCGGCTCTTCAGAGAAATACGGTGTCTCCTGGGTTGCCACAGCGACCAGCTAGTGCAG GAGCTCTTCTTGGAGGCGAGCTAAATAATTCAAATGGAGGATGTCCAAGTCCAGTTC CTAATGGATATACCAGTGCAAGGGCCTCCCCAGGCCTCCTCACCGTTTCCAACGGCAACAGTCTAGGGAAAGTAGTTCCAGCCAAGTCTCCGCCCCCACCTCCAAGCCCCCAGATGGTCAACAGCCGCAAGCCAGACCTCCGAGTCATCACCTCACAGGGCGGAAAGAGCCTCATGCAGATG ACAGAGGATGAGCTGGAATTGGTAAACGAG AATGCCCAGCGGCTGGCAGCAGGAACCCAGGCGGCACAAAGCCTGACCACACCGGTGGTCTCTGTGGCCACACCGAGCCTCCTGACACAGGGGCTGCCCTTCTCTGCAATGCCCACTGCGTACAATGCAG AGTACCAGCTGACCAGTGCCGACATCACTGCTTTACACGCTCTGGCGTCACCTGGCGGCTTGTTGCCAACCAGTGTGTCCACATGGCAACAGCAGCAGGCTGtttcccagcagcagcagcagcaacagcaggcacagcaacaacagcaacagcagcagcaacagcagcaacagcaacaacagcagcagcaccaccaacaacaacttAGTCTGGCATCGCTTAGCAATTTGGT GACTGTGACCCATATACCTCAAGGTGCCATGCTgacagtaaacacaaacaccGGCGTGAACATCAAGTCGGAACCCGTCTCGCCCGGCCGGGATCGCAGCACCCCTTGTCCTCCTCCATCTTCCACCACGCCGTCCTCGACTACAGGGGGAGCCATCCTGACCGCACCGCCACAGTATCCTGGCTCCCTGCTGTGCCTGGAGCCCCCGACTGGCCGTTCGCCCGCAGACAGCGTCAGCAGCAACGCCAGCTCATTTGAAGGCAGCGATCGTGATGACATTGGTGCAGCTGGTGGAGGAGGTACAGGTGGAGGGGGCAGCGGTGGTGGCAGCGCAGCTGGTGCTACAGGAAGTGCTGTTCCCGGCAGCCGCCCTGACTTCAGCCCCTCGGCTGAACATCTCAGGGCGTCAAACGAACCAGAGCAGGAGGGAGGAAACATCAAGCGCATGAGATTGGACACCTGGGTCACATAG
- the LOC117956628 gene encoding myocyte-specific enhancer factor 2D homolog isoform X5: MGRKKIQIQRITDERNKQVTFTKRKFGLMKKAYELSVLCDCEIALIIFNHANKLFQYASTDMDKVLLKYTEYNEPHESRTNADIIETLRKKGFNGCDSPEPDGEDSIDQSPLNDDKYRKTTEDLDVLFKRYGQSTAPPQTFSMPVTVQASNQSTLQFSNPGNALVTTSYVTSSSLADTHLLSPQQPALQRNTVSPGLPQRPASAGALLGGELNNSNGGCPSPVPNGYTSARASPGLLTVSNGNSLGKVVPAKSPPPPPSPQMVNSRKPDLRVITSQGGKSLMQMNAQRLAAGTQAAQSLTTPVVSVATPSLLTQGLPFSAMPTAYNAEYQLTSADITALHALASPGGLLPTSVSTWQQQQAVSQQQQQQQQAQQQQQQQQQQQQQQQQQQHHQQQLSLASLSNLVTVTHIPQGAMLTVNTNTGVNIKSEPVSPGRDRSTPCPPPSSTTPSSTTGGAILTAPPQYPGSLLCLEPPTGRSPADSVSSNASSFEGSDRDDIGAAGGGGTGGGGSGGGSAAGATGSAVPGSRPDFSPSAEHLRASNEPEQEGGNIKRMRLDTWVT, encoded by the exons ATGGGTAGAAAAAAGATTCAGATCCAACGGATCACAGATGAAAGGAACAAGCAG GTGACATTCACAAAGCGAAAGTTTGGCTTGATGAAGAAAGCCTACGAGCTGAGTGTATTGTGTGACTGCGAAATCGCTCTGATCATCTTCAACCACGCAAACAAGCTGTTCCAATACGCCAGTACTGACATGGACAAGGTCTTGCTCAAATACACAGAGTACAACGAGCCTCACGAGAGCCGTACCAATGCAGACATTATTGAG aCTTTGAGAAAGAAAGGCTTCAACGGTTGTGACAGTCCAGAGCCGGATGGAGAAGACTCCATCGACCAAAGTCCCCTTAATGATGACAAATACCGTAAGACCACAGAGGACCTAGATGTACTCTTCAAACGCTATGGA CAGTCGACAGCTCCGCCCCAGACATTCTCCATGCCAGTCACAGTCCAGGCATCTAATCAAAGCACACTGCAATTCAGTAACCCTGGCAACGCACTGGTAACTACCTCCTATGTAACATCATCATCGCTCGCGGATACCCACCTCTTGTCGCCACAGCAACCGGCTCTTCAGAGAAATACGGTGTCTCCTGGGTTGCCACAGCGACCAGCTAGTGCAG GAGCTCTTCTTGGAGGCGAGCTAAATAATTCAAATGGAGGATGTCCAAGTCCAGTTC CTAATGGATATACCAGTGCAAGGGCCTCCCCAGGCCTCCTCACCGTTTCCAACGGCAACAGTCTAGGGAAAGTAGTTCCAGCCAAGTCTCCGCCCCCACCTCCAAGCCCCCAGATGGTCAACAGCCGCAAGCCAGACCTCCGAGTCATCACCTCACAGGGCGGAAAGAGCCTCATGCAGATG AATGCCCAGCGGCTGGCAGCAGGAACCCAGGCGGCACAAAGCCTGACCACACCGGTGGTCTCTGTGGCCACACCGAGCCTCCTGACACAGGGGCTGCCCTTCTCTGCAATGCCCACTGCGTACAATGCAG AGTACCAGCTGACCAGTGCCGACATCACTGCTTTACACGCTCTGGCGTCACCTGGCGGCTTGTTGCCAACCAGTGTGTCCACATGGCAACAGCAGCAGGCTGtttcccagcagcagcagcagcaacagcaggcacagcaacaacagcaacagcagcagcaacagcagcaacagcaacaacagcagcagcaccaccaacaacaacttAGTCTGGCATCGCTTAGCAATTTGGT GACTGTGACCCATATACCTCAAGGTGCCATGCTgacagtaaacacaaacaccGGCGTGAACATCAAGTCGGAACCCGTCTCGCCCGGCCGGGATCGCAGCACCCCTTGTCCTCCTCCATCTTCCACCACGCCGTCCTCGACTACAGGGGGAGCCATCCTGACCGCACCGCCACAGTATCCTGGCTCCCTGCTGTGCCTGGAGCCCCCGACTGGCCGTTCGCCCGCAGACAGCGTCAGCAGCAACGCCAGCTCATTTGAAGGCAGCGATCGTGATGACATTGGTGCAGCTGGTGGAGGAGGTACAGGTGGAGGGGGCAGCGGTGGTGGCAGCGCAGCTGGTGCTACAGGAAGTGCTGTTCCCGGCAGCCGCCCTGACTTCAGCCCCTCGGCTGAACATCTCAGGGCGTCAAACGAACCAGAGCAGGAGGGAGGAAACATCAAGCGCATGAGATTGGACACCTGGGTCACATAG
- the LOC117956628 gene encoding myocyte-specific enhancer factor 2D homolog isoform X2, whose protein sequence is MGRKKIQIQRITDERNKQVTFTKRKFGLMKKAYELSVLCDCEIALIIFNHANKLFQYASTDMDKVLLKYTEYNEPHESRTNADIIETLRKKGFNGCDSPEPDGEDSIDQSPLNDDKYRKTTEDLDVLFKRYGQSTAPPQTFSMPVTVQASNQSTLQFSNPGNALVTTSYVTSSSLADTHLLSPQQPALQRNTVSPGLPQRPASAGALLGGELNNSNGGCPSPVPNGYTSARASPGLLTVSNGNSLGKVVPAKSPPPPPSPQMVNSRKPDLRVITSQGGKSLMQMNAQRLAAGTQAAQSLTTPVVSVATPSLLTQGLPFSAMPTAYNAEYQLTSADITALHALASPGGLLPTSVSTWQQQQAVSQQQQQQQQAQQQQQQQQQQQQQQQQQQHHQQQLSLASLSNLVMWGLDKQSSELSSQVSSLAANLSVGSPSNLLLGRDEWLGRTVTHIPQGAMLTVNTNTGVNIKSEPVSPGRDRSTPCPPPSSTTPSSTTGGAILTAPPQYPGSLLCLEPPTGRSPADSVSSNASSFEGSDRDDIGAAGGGGTGGGGSGGGSAAGATGSAVPGSRPDFSPSAEHLRASNEPEQEGGNIKRMRLDTWVT, encoded by the exons ATGGGTAGAAAAAAGATTCAGATCCAACGGATCACAGATGAAAGGAACAAGCAG GTGACATTCACAAAGCGAAAGTTTGGCTTGATGAAGAAAGCCTACGAGCTGAGTGTATTGTGTGACTGCGAAATCGCTCTGATCATCTTCAACCACGCAAACAAGCTGTTCCAATACGCCAGTACTGACATGGACAAGGTCTTGCTCAAATACACAGAGTACAACGAGCCTCACGAGAGCCGTACCAATGCAGACATTATTGAG aCTTTGAGAAAGAAAGGCTTCAACGGTTGTGACAGTCCAGAGCCGGATGGAGAAGACTCCATCGACCAAAGTCCCCTTAATGATGACAAATACCGTAAGACCACAGAGGACCTAGATGTACTCTTCAAACGCTATGGA CAGTCGACAGCTCCGCCCCAGACATTCTCCATGCCAGTCACAGTCCAGGCATCTAATCAAAGCACACTGCAATTCAGTAACCCTGGCAACGCACTGGTAACTACCTCCTATGTAACATCATCATCGCTCGCGGATACCCACCTCTTGTCGCCACAGCAACCGGCTCTTCAGAGAAATACGGTGTCTCCTGGGTTGCCACAGCGACCAGCTAGTGCAG GAGCTCTTCTTGGAGGCGAGCTAAATAATTCAAATGGAGGATGTCCAAGTCCAGTTC CTAATGGATATACCAGTGCAAGGGCCTCCCCAGGCCTCCTCACCGTTTCCAACGGCAACAGTCTAGGGAAAGTAGTTCCAGCCAAGTCTCCGCCCCCACCTCCAAGCCCCCAGATGGTCAACAGCCGCAAGCCAGACCTCCGAGTCATCACCTCACAGGGCGGAAAGAGCCTCATGCAGATG AATGCCCAGCGGCTGGCAGCAGGAACCCAGGCGGCACAAAGCCTGACCACACCGGTGGTCTCTGTGGCCACACCGAGCCTCCTGACACAGGGGCTGCCCTTCTCTGCAATGCCCACTGCGTACAATGCAG AGTACCAGCTGACCAGTGCCGACATCACTGCTTTACACGCTCTGGCGTCACCTGGCGGCTTGTTGCCAACCAGTGTGTCCACATGGCAACAGCAGCAGGCTGtttcccagcagcagcagcagcaacagcaggcacagcaacaacagcaacagcagcagcaacagcagcaacagcaacaacagcagcagcaccaccaacaacaacttAGTCTGGCATCGCTTAGCAATTTGGT CATGTGGGGCCTGGACAAACAGAGCAGTGAGCTGTCTAGCCAGGTGTCCAGTCTGGCTGCCAATCTGAG TGTTGGCTCTCCGTCCAACCTGCTCTTGGGTAGAGATGAGTGGTTGGGCCG GACTGTGACCCATATACCTCAAGGTGCCATGCTgacagtaaacacaaacaccGGCGTGAACATCAAGTCGGAACCCGTCTCGCCCGGCCGGGATCGCAGCACCCCTTGTCCTCCTCCATCTTCCACCACGCCGTCCTCGACTACAGGGGGAGCCATCCTGACCGCACCGCCACAGTATCCTGGCTCCCTGCTGTGCCTGGAGCCCCCGACTGGCCGTTCGCCCGCAGACAGCGTCAGCAGCAACGCCAGCTCATTTGAAGGCAGCGATCGTGATGACATTGGTGCAGCTGGTGGAGGAGGTACAGGTGGAGGGGGCAGCGGTGGTGGCAGCGCAGCTGGTGCTACAGGAAGTGCTGTTCCCGGCAGCCGCCCTGACTTCAGCCCCTCGGCTGAACATCTCAGGGCGTCAAACGAACCAGAGCAGGAGGGAGGAAACATCAAGCGCATGAGATTGGACACCTGGGTCACATAG
- the LOC117956628 gene encoding myocyte-specific enhancer factor 2D homolog isoform X3 — translation MGRKKIQIQRITDERNKQVTFTKRKFGLMKKAYELSVLCDCEIALIIFNHANKLFQYASTDMDKVLLKYTEYNEPHESRTNADIIETLRKKGFNGCDSPEPDGEDSIDQSPLNDDKYRKTTEDLDVLFKRYGQSTAPPQTFSMPVTVQASNQSTLQFSNPGNALVTTSYVTSSSLADTHLLSPQQPALQRNTVSPGLPQRPASAGALLGGELNNSNGGCPSPVPNGYTSARASPGLLTVSNGNSLGKVVPAKSPPPPPSPQMVNSRKPDLRVITSQGGKSLMQMTEDELELVNENAQRLAAGTQAAQSLTTPVVSVATPSLLTQGLPFSAMPTAYNAEYQLTSADITALHALASPGGLLPTSVSTWQQQQAVSQQQQQQQQAQQQQQQQQQQQQQQQQQQHHQQQLSLASLSNLVMWGLDKQSSELSSQVSSLAANLRTVTHIPQGAMLTVNTNTGVNIKSEPVSPGRDRSTPCPPPSSTTPSSTTGGAILTAPPQYPGSLLCLEPPTGRSPADSVSSNASSFEGSDRDDIGAAGGGGTGGGGSGGGSAAGATGSAVPGSRPDFSPSAEHLRASNEPEQEGGNIKRMRLDTWVT, via the exons ATGGGTAGAAAAAAGATTCAGATCCAACGGATCACAGATGAAAGGAACAAGCAG GTGACATTCACAAAGCGAAAGTTTGGCTTGATGAAGAAAGCCTACGAGCTGAGTGTATTGTGTGACTGCGAAATCGCTCTGATCATCTTCAACCACGCAAACAAGCTGTTCCAATACGCCAGTACTGACATGGACAAGGTCTTGCTCAAATACACAGAGTACAACGAGCCTCACGAGAGCCGTACCAATGCAGACATTATTGAG aCTTTGAGAAAGAAAGGCTTCAACGGTTGTGACAGTCCAGAGCCGGATGGAGAAGACTCCATCGACCAAAGTCCCCTTAATGATGACAAATACCGTAAGACCACAGAGGACCTAGATGTACTCTTCAAACGCTATGGA CAGTCGACAGCTCCGCCCCAGACATTCTCCATGCCAGTCACAGTCCAGGCATCTAATCAAAGCACACTGCAATTCAGTAACCCTGGCAACGCACTGGTAACTACCTCCTATGTAACATCATCATCGCTCGCGGATACCCACCTCTTGTCGCCACAGCAACCGGCTCTTCAGAGAAATACGGTGTCTCCTGGGTTGCCACAGCGACCAGCTAGTGCAG GAGCTCTTCTTGGAGGCGAGCTAAATAATTCAAATGGAGGATGTCCAAGTCCAGTTC CTAATGGATATACCAGTGCAAGGGCCTCCCCAGGCCTCCTCACCGTTTCCAACGGCAACAGTCTAGGGAAAGTAGTTCCAGCCAAGTCTCCGCCCCCACCTCCAAGCCCCCAGATGGTCAACAGCCGCAAGCCAGACCTCCGAGTCATCACCTCACAGGGCGGAAAGAGCCTCATGCAGATG ACAGAGGATGAGCTGGAATTGGTAAACGAG AATGCCCAGCGGCTGGCAGCAGGAACCCAGGCGGCACAAAGCCTGACCACACCGGTGGTCTCTGTGGCCACACCGAGCCTCCTGACACAGGGGCTGCCCTTCTCTGCAATGCCCACTGCGTACAATGCAG AGTACCAGCTGACCAGTGCCGACATCACTGCTTTACACGCTCTGGCGTCACCTGGCGGCTTGTTGCCAACCAGTGTGTCCACATGGCAACAGCAGCAGGCTGtttcccagcagcagcagcagcaacagcaggcacagcaacaacagcaacagcagcagcaacagcagcaacagcaacaacagcagcagcaccaccaacaacaacttAGTCTGGCATCGCTTAGCAATTTGGT CATGTGGGGCCTGGACAAACAGAGCAGTGAGCTGTCTAGCCAGGTGTCCAGTCTGGCTGCCAATCTGAG GACTGTGACCCATATACCTCAAGGTGCCATGCTgacagtaaacacaaacaccGGCGTGAACATCAAGTCGGAACCCGTCTCGCCCGGCCGGGATCGCAGCACCCCTTGTCCTCCTCCATCTTCCACCACGCCGTCCTCGACTACAGGGGGAGCCATCCTGACCGCACCGCCACAGTATCCTGGCTCCCTGCTGTGCCTGGAGCCCCCGACTGGCCGTTCGCCCGCAGACAGCGTCAGCAGCAACGCCAGCTCATTTGAAGGCAGCGATCGTGATGACATTGGTGCAGCTGGTGGAGGAGGTACAGGTGGAGGGGGCAGCGGTGGTGGCAGCGCAGCTGGTGCTACAGGAAGTGCTGTTCCCGGCAGCCGCCCTGACTTCAGCCCCTCGGCTGAACATCTCAGGGCGTCAAACGAACCAGAGCAGGAGGGAGGAAACATCAAGCGCATGAGATTGGACACCTGGGTCACATAG
- the LOC117956628 gene encoding myocyte-specific enhancer factor 2D homolog isoform X1 — MGRKKIQIQRITDERNKQVTFTKRKFGLMKKAYELSVLCDCEIALIIFNHANKLFQYASTDMDKVLLKYTEYNEPHESRTNADIIETLRKKGFNGCDSPEPDGEDSIDQSPLNDDKYRKTTEDLDVLFKRYGQSTAPPQTFSMPVTVQASNQSTLQFSNPGNALVTTSYVTSSSLADTHLLSPQQPALQRNTVSPGLPQRPASAGALLGGELNNSNGGCPSPVPNGYTSARASPGLLTVSNGNSLGKVVPAKSPPPPPSPQMVNSRKPDLRVITSQGGKSLMQMTEDELELVNENAQRLAAGTQAAQSLTTPVVSVATPSLLTQGLPFSAMPTAYNAEYQLTSADITALHALASPGGLLPTSVSTWQQQQAVSQQQQQQQQAQQQQQQQQQQQQQQQQQQHHQQQLSLASLSNLVMWGLDKQSSELSSQVSSLAANLSVGSPSNLLLGRDEWLGRTVTHIPQGAMLTVNTNTGVNIKSEPVSPGRDRSTPCPPPSSTTPSSTTGGAILTAPPQYPGSLLCLEPPTGRSPADSVSSNASSFEGSDRDDIGAAGGGGTGGGGSGGGSAAGATGSAVPGSRPDFSPSAEHLRASNEPEQEGGNIKRMRLDTWVT, encoded by the exons ATGGGTAGAAAAAAGATTCAGATCCAACGGATCACAGATGAAAGGAACAAGCAG GTGACATTCACAAAGCGAAAGTTTGGCTTGATGAAGAAAGCCTACGAGCTGAGTGTATTGTGTGACTGCGAAATCGCTCTGATCATCTTCAACCACGCAAACAAGCTGTTCCAATACGCCAGTACTGACATGGACAAGGTCTTGCTCAAATACACAGAGTACAACGAGCCTCACGAGAGCCGTACCAATGCAGACATTATTGAG aCTTTGAGAAAGAAAGGCTTCAACGGTTGTGACAGTCCAGAGCCGGATGGAGAAGACTCCATCGACCAAAGTCCCCTTAATGATGACAAATACCGTAAGACCACAGAGGACCTAGATGTACTCTTCAAACGCTATGGA CAGTCGACAGCTCCGCCCCAGACATTCTCCATGCCAGTCACAGTCCAGGCATCTAATCAAAGCACACTGCAATTCAGTAACCCTGGCAACGCACTGGTAACTACCTCCTATGTAACATCATCATCGCTCGCGGATACCCACCTCTTGTCGCCACAGCAACCGGCTCTTCAGAGAAATACGGTGTCTCCTGGGTTGCCACAGCGACCAGCTAGTGCAG GAGCTCTTCTTGGAGGCGAGCTAAATAATTCAAATGGAGGATGTCCAAGTCCAGTTC CTAATGGATATACCAGTGCAAGGGCCTCCCCAGGCCTCCTCACCGTTTCCAACGGCAACAGTCTAGGGAAAGTAGTTCCAGCCAAGTCTCCGCCCCCACCTCCAAGCCCCCAGATGGTCAACAGCCGCAAGCCAGACCTCCGAGTCATCACCTCACAGGGCGGAAAGAGCCTCATGCAGATG ACAGAGGATGAGCTGGAATTGGTAAACGAG AATGCCCAGCGGCTGGCAGCAGGAACCCAGGCGGCACAAAGCCTGACCACACCGGTGGTCTCTGTGGCCACACCGAGCCTCCTGACACAGGGGCTGCCCTTCTCTGCAATGCCCACTGCGTACAATGCAG AGTACCAGCTGACCAGTGCCGACATCACTGCTTTACACGCTCTGGCGTCACCTGGCGGCTTGTTGCCAACCAGTGTGTCCACATGGCAACAGCAGCAGGCTGtttcccagcagcagcagcagcaacagcaggcacagcaacaacagcaacagcagcagcaacagcagcaacagcaacaacagcagcagcaccaccaacaacaacttAGTCTGGCATCGCTTAGCAATTTGGT CATGTGGGGCCTGGACAAACAGAGCAGTGAGCTGTCTAGCCAGGTGTCCAGTCTGGCTGCCAATCTGAG TGTTGGCTCTCCGTCCAACCTGCTCTTGGGTAGAGATGAGTGGTTGGGCCG GACTGTGACCCATATACCTCAAGGTGCCATGCTgacagtaaacacaaacaccGGCGTGAACATCAAGTCGGAACCCGTCTCGCCCGGCCGGGATCGCAGCACCCCTTGTCCTCCTCCATCTTCCACCACGCCGTCCTCGACTACAGGGGGAGCCATCCTGACCGCACCGCCACAGTATCCTGGCTCCCTGCTGTGCCTGGAGCCCCCGACTGGCCGTTCGCCCGCAGACAGCGTCAGCAGCAACGCCAGCTCATTTGAAGGCAGCGATCGTGATGACATTGGTGCAGCTGGTGGAGGAGGTACAGGTGGAGGGGGCAGCGGTGGTGGCAGCGCAGCTGGTGCTACAGGAAGTGCTGTTCCCGGCAGCCGCCCTGACTTCAGCCCCTCGGCTGAACATCTCAGGGCGTCAAACGAACCAGAGCAGGAGGGAGGAAACATCAAGCGCATGAGATTGGACACCTGGGTCACATAG